The following are encoded in a window of Fibrobacter sp. genomic DNA:
- a CDS encoding histidine phosphatase family protein has product MKKSFLKIIPGFAVAAAILLSACDSGESNGLSPVTPDSSADNQTLSSAVPTSSAVAPTSSEVAPVSQTIESSSSVALPPESSATVPGSSVSGVGYQAGTLEEEMAKDAPFVAASAANAELIPVADLLASLQPTERVIFVLRHARRGSGTGRETPLHNTGVNQAQALGAAIAAVNATDPIFYAHSDYVRTQQTAQNIFVGRGGDASLFTSTIVPKLAGGGYVKDSDLLAAHAEEDFETNQIQTFANWMYNGVYLDAFNDIKETSVAFLTQHILPAFPPEYRIGIMISHDMTVAPLVAYCTNFAVDFKAYESLKKWCGFVQGLAIVISEDGSRRYVPVNGLYGQYAYLDGNS; this is encoded by the coding sequence ATGAAAAAATCGTTCTTGAAAATCATTCCCGGCTTTGCTGTTGCTGCCGCCATTTTGTTATCAGCCTGTGATAGTGGAGAATCGAACGGCTTGTCGCCGGTAACTCCCGACTCTAGTGCCGATAATCAGACTTTGAGTTCCGCTGTTCCGACATCTTCGGCTGTTGCCCCGACTAGTTCCGAGGTTGCGCCCGTATCACAGACGATTGAGTCGTCTTCGTCTGTCGCGCTTCCGCCCGAAAGTAGCGCTACGGTTCCGGGTTCCTCCGTCTCGGGTGTGGGTTATCAGGCCGGCACTCTCGAAGAAGAAATGGCGAAGGATGCCCCGTTTGTCGCGGCCAGTGCCGCTAATGCAGAACTTATCCCGGTGGCCGACTTGCTGGCATCTCTCCAGCCCACGGAACGTGTGATTTTTGTGCTGCGCCATGCGCGTCGCGGTAGCGGTACCGGCAGGGAAACTCCGCTCCACAATACGGGCGTGAACCAGGCCCAGGCCCTCGGCGCTGCCATTGCCGCTGTGAATGCGACAGACCCCATCTTCTACGCCCATTCCGATTACGTGCGTACGCAGCAGACCGCACAGAACATTTTTGTAGGCCGCGGCGGTGATGCTTCGCTGTTTACGAGTACGATTGTCCCCAAGTTGGCTGGCGGTGGCTATGTGAAGGATAGCGATCTCCTTGCGGCCCATGCGGAAGAAGATTTCGAGACGAACCAGATTCAGACGTTTGCCAACTGGATGTACAATGGAGTCTACCTGGATGCGTTCAACGACATTAAGGAAACGAGTGTCGCCTTCCTGACCCAGCATATCCTGCCGGCCTTCCCGCCTGAATACCGCATCGGCATCATGATTTCGCACGACATGACGGTCGCTCCGCTTGTTGCCTATTGCACGAACTTTGCCGTAGACTTCAAGGCCTATGAGTCTCTCAAGAAGTGGTGCGGCTTTGTTCAGGGCCTTGCTATCGTGATTTCTGAAGACGGCAGCCGCAGGTATGTTCCGGTGAACGGCTTGTACGGACAATACGCTTATCTTGACGGGAACTCGTAA
- a CDS encoding type IA DNA topoisomerase has product MILLVAEKPSVANQHYRPMLERLEGEKFTQGDGCLIGKNHCITWCVGHLITLAPLDAYPGFEGGWRLSNLPLLPEKFRLMEIESTKKQLNVVRQMMEQADVLVNGADAGREGNLIFDLVLDFTPSFKQKQIKRLWVNSYVAKDLDKAWKNLEDATQRVNLSYAARLRQRADWMVGLNATRAYTLTAGRGKMISVGRVQTPTLNLVVERDTIVEQFKELFYYSVVGTWKGFQAQYVKQENVILSEAPQGAKSKDSDKKSEGLKVAVFEKEAEANAVVERCKPPATATIAKIDTQQKKQFPQKPFDLTELQKEGNKRFKFSAQQVLDCAQNLYEKKLLTYPRTDSQYLPDTMKQEAYALAMRLATPEQKGVMRSESENFVFINSSKVTDHFAIIPTGEVPNGLPEMEQKIYDLAKERFVQAWLKPYVWSEMEIILNAQGGGSAGSPILDTFRLKLKHNEDLGFRAIIKEEKKKGKKKKGEGDSGESSAAGEGGTSNDSDEITNIVEAFPEWNVGDTAPFDSVELQKKKKSKPKYYTEATLLAAMKTAGKQIENEELAEAMKDRGLGTPATQAGIIETLKKRGFIEAQKNYLVSTARGREVIALMDEKVKSPEMTGEWEYKLSQVEKGTLSPVEFRDGIVNYVKELFEHLHQKYGSQFERETVTEAINCPKCGQPFEIAPWGYVCKNADCGFKMGHTIAGRMLSHGEMKELLANKALGPISGFKSKKGTEFSAKLTLDKDFNINFEFESDGKFHGQKTEYKCPLCGELLEENKNAIFCTGTTEGGDCNFTLFKTIAGHALTATEIKELFTNGRTQPIQGFKSKKGTEFAAALKWGEGADKGRAVFEFQHRDLPCPVCGGNLRFRGSTSPQSSPQSSAQGGKQDASAAYICPQCNYGIPQVFYQRKFSDDEVEKLLKEKATPVLEPFKKNETTFRAALELREGGKIAFNKLTVEVIESPRSN; this is encoded by the coding sequence ATGATTCTCCTTGTCGCCGAAAAGCCCTCTGTCGCCAACCAGCACTACCGCCCGATGCTCGAGCGGCTCGAAGGCGAAAAGTTTACGCAAGGCGACGGATGCCTCATTGGCAAGAACCACTGCATCACCTGGTGCGTAGGTCACCTGATAACGCTCGCCCCGCTCGACGCCTACCCCGGATTCGAGGGCGGCTGGAGGCTTTCGAACCTCCCGCTGTTGCCCGAAAAATTCCGCCTCATGGAAATCGAGAGCACCAAGAAGCAACTGAACGTTGTGCGCCAGATGATGGAACAGGCCGACGTGCTCGTGAACGGCGCGGACGCCGGCCGCGAAGGTAACCTGATCTTTGACCTGGTGCTCGACTTCACGCCATCATTCAAGCAGAAGCAAATCAAGCGCCTGTGGGTGAACAGCTACGTGGCGAAGGACTTGGACAAGGCGTGGAAGAATTTGGAAGACGCTACGCAGCGCGTGAACCTGAGCTATGCCGCACGGCTGCGCCAGCGCGCCGACTGGATGGTGGGGCTGAACGCCACGCGCGCCTACACGCTTACCGCAGGGCGCGGGAAGATGATTTCGGTGGGGCGTGTGCAGACGCCGACACTCAACTTGGTCGTAGAACGCGACACTATCGTAGAGCAATTCAAGGAACTGTTCTACTACAGCGTCGTCGGGACATGGAAAGGGTTCCAGGCGCAATATGTGAAACAGGAAAATGTCATCCTGAGCGAAGCGCCGCAAGGTGCGAAGTCGAAGGATTCAGACAAGAAATCCGAAGGCCTGAAAGTCGCCGTCTTCGAGAAAGAAGCAGAAGCGAACGCCGTCGTGGAGCGCTGCAAGCCGCCCGCAACGGCGACCATCGCAAAAATTGACACGCAGCAGAAAAAACAGTTCCCGCAAAAGCCCTTCGACCTCACGGAACTGCAGAAAGAAGGCAACAAGCGTTTCAAGTTCAGCGCCCAACAGGTTTTGGACTGCGCGCAGAACCTCTACGAAAAGAAACTCCTCACCTACCCGCGTACCGACTCGCAGTACCTGCCCGACACCATGAAGCAAGAGGCTTACGCGCTCGCCATGCGCCTCGCGACGCCCGAGCAGAAGGGCGTAATGCGCAGCGAAAGCGAGAACTTCGTCTTCATCAACTCGAGCAAGGTGACCGACCACTTCGCCATCATCCCCACGGGAGAAGTCCCGAACGGGCTGCCCGAAATGGAGCAGAAGATTTACGACCTCGCGAAAGAACGCTTTGTGCAGGCATGGCTTAAGCCGTATGTGTGGAGCGAGATGGAAATTATCCTGAATGCGCAGGGCGGCGGTTCGGCGGGCTCACCGATCTTGGACACGTTCCGCTTGAAGCTCAAGCACAACGAGGATTTGGGATTCCGCGCCATCATCAAGGAAGAGAAGAAAAAGGGAAAGAAGAAGAAGGGCGAAGGCGACTCCGGCGAAAGCAGCGCTGCGGGCGAAGGCGGCACATCGAACGATAGCGACGAAATCACGAACATCGTCGAAGCGTTCCCGGAATGGAACGTCGGCGACACCGCTCCGTTCGATAGCGTAGAACTGCAGAAGAAAAAGAAGAGCAAGCCCAAGTACTACACCGAAGCCACTCTCCTTGCAGCAATGAAGACCGCCGGCAAACAAATCGAGAACGAGGAACTCGCCGAAGCCATGAAGGACCGCGGGCTCGGAACGCCAGCCACGCAGGCAGGCATCATCGAGACGCTCAAGAAGCGCGGGTTCATTGAAGCGCAAAAGAATTACCTGGTCAGTACCGCCCGCGGGCGCGAAGTCATCGCCCTGATGGACGAGAAGGTCAAATCGCCCGAGATGACCGGCGAATGGGAATACAAGCTCTCGCAGGTCGAAAAAGGCACCCTTTCGCCCGTAGAGTTCCGCGACGGCATCGTCAATTACGTGAAGGAACTCTTCGAGCACCTGCACCAGAAATACGGAAGCCAGTTCGAACGCGAAACCGTAACCGAGGCCATCAACTGCCCCAAATGCGGGCAGCCGTTTGAAATCGCCCCGTGGGGTTACGTGTGCAAGAACGCCGATTGCGGTTTCAAGATGGGCCACACAATCGCGGGCCGCATGCTGAGCCACGGTGAAATGAAGGAACTGCTCGCGAACAAGGCGCTCGGCCCGATTTCCGGATTCAAGAGCAAGAAGGGCACCGAATTTTCGGCCAAGCTCACGCTCGACAAAGACTTCAATATCAATTTCGAGTTCGAAAGCGACGGCAAGTTCCACGGGCAAAAGACGGAATACAAGTGCCCACTCTGCGGCGAACTGCTCGAAGAAAACAAGAACGCTATTTTCTGCACAGGCACTACCGAAGGCGGCGACTGCAACTTCACGCTGTTCAAGACCATCGCCGGGCATGCGCTTACCGCAACTGAAATCAAGGAACTTTTCACGAACGGCCGCACCCAACCCATACAAGGTTTCAAGAGCAAGAAAGGCACAGAATTTGCTGCAGCTCTCAAGTGGGGCGAAGGTGCCGACAAGGGCCGCGCCGTATTCGAATTCCAGCACAGGGACCTCCCCTGCCCCGTATGCGGCGGCAACCTGCGTTTCCGCGGCAGTACTAGCCCGCAAAGCAGTCCGCAAAGTTCAGCACAAGGCGGCAAACAAGACGCGTCCGCAGCCTACATATGTCCGCAATGCAACTACGGCATCCCGCAGGTGTTCTACCAGCGCAAATTCAGCGATGATGAAGTCGAAAAACTGCTAAAAGAAAAAGCGACTCCCGTGCTGGAGCCGTTCAAGAAAAACGAAACCACCTTCCGTGCAGCCCTAGAACTGCGGGAAGGCGGCAAGATCGCCTTCAACAAGCTAACTGTCGAAGTAATCGAAAGTCCGCGCAGCAATTAA
- a CDS encoding fibrobacter succinogenes major paralogous domain-containing protein: protein MLKSRLFFSFAFVLSLLVVSGCSSDVEYGELVDSRDGQVYKTVVIGEQTWMAENLNFMPASDSSRSDLSFFYPRTSCYAGKDSNCTKYGRLYRWSSAMDSIGEYSTDGKGCGYRHYCESSGRIRGICPEGWHLPSEDEFTVLLKRVAPYGRSNVGVPDWRDAGFPLMVKGAWKEKEATNSTGFSALPAGLRNFYGRHGHIGKQAYFWTSTESNGWAATMLIFYPGGTLLLERAGEKRLGLSVRCIKD from the coding sequence ATGCTAAAGAGTCGATTGTTTTTTTCGTTTGCTTTTGTTTTATCTCTGCTTGTTGTAAGCGGCTGCTCAAGTGATGTTGAATATGGTGAATTGGTGGATTCTCGCGATGGGCAAGTATATAAGACCGTTGTCATTGGCGAGCAAACTTGGATGGCGGAAAACTTAAATTTTATGCCAGCTTCTGATTCTAGTCGATCTGATTTATCATTCTTCTATCCGCGGACATCTTGCTATGCAGGAAAGGATTCTAACTGCACTAAATATGGACGGCTTTATAGATGGTCGAGTGCAATGGATTCTATCGGGGAATATTCTACGGATGGTAAGGGGTGTGGCTATCGGCATTATTGCGAAAGTTCTGGGCGCATTCGCGGAATTTGTCCAGAGGGCTGGCATCTCCCAAGCGAAGATGAGTTCACGGTTCTTCTCAAAAGAGTTGCGCCTTATGGGCGTTCAAATGTTGGGGTCCCTGATTGGAGGGACGCAGGCTTTCCGTTGATGGTCAAAGGTGCATGGAAAGAAAAAGAAGCGACGAATTCAACAGGATTCTCTGCGTTGCCTGCTGGCCTTCGAAATTTTTATGGTCGTCATGGCCATATCGGTAAACAAGCTTATTTTTGGACTTCTACGGAAAGCAATGGGTGGGCGGCAACAATGTTAATTTTTTATCCAGGTGGAACGCTTCTTTTGGAACGAGCTGGTGAAAAGAGGCTAGGCCTTTCCGTTCGTTGCATCAAAGACTAA
- a CDS encoding diaminopimelate dehydrogenase: MAKIAILGYGNLGRGVECAVKQAADMELVAVFTRRDPSTVKIQTAGVPVLNVSEMEAWKDKVDLLIICGGSATDLPVLTPKYASMFNVIDSFDTHAKIPQHFAAVDAAAKAAGKIAMISVGWDPGMFSLNRVYAQSILPEGKDYTFWGKGVSQGHSDAVRRIKGVKNAKQYTCPVEAALEAVRSGSMPELTTRQKHTRLVYVVAEEGADKAYIENAIKTMPNYFDEYDTTVNFISEEEFNKNHSGLAHGGFVIRTGKTGMNNEHTHVIEYSLKLDSNPEFTTSVLVAYARAALRMKAKDGKTGCFTVLDVPPAYLSTLSDDDLRAHCL, encoded by the coding sequence ATGGCAAAGATTGCTATTCTCGGTTACGGTAACCTCGGTCGCGGTGTGGAATGCGCCGTGAAGCAGGCTGCCGATATGGAACTGGTCGCCGTGTTTACCCGTCGCGACCCCTCTACGGTCAAGATTCAGACGGCTGGCGTTCCGGTGCTGAACGTCTCCGAAATGGAAGCCTGGAAGGACAAGGTGGACCTGCTCATCATTTGTGGCGGCTCCGCTACCGACCTGCCGGTGCTCACCCCGAAGTACGCTTCCATGTTCAACGTAATCGACTCCTTCGACACGCACGCCAAGATTCCGCAGCACTTCGCCGCCGTCGACGCTGCCGCCAAGGCCGCCGGCAAGATTGCTATGATCTCCGTCGGTTGGGACCCGGGCATGTTCAGCCTGAACCGCGTGTACGCCCAGTCTATCCTCCCGGAAGGAAAGGACTACACGTTCTGGGGCAAGGGCGTTTCCCAGGGCCACAGCGACGCCGTCCGCCGCATCAAGGGCGTGAAGAATGCCAAGCAGTACACCTGCCCGGTGGAAGCTGCTCTCGAAGCCGTGCGTAGCGGTTCCATGCCGGAACTCACGACTCGCCAGAAGCACACGCGCCTCGTGTACGTGGTTGCCGAAGAAGGTGCCGACAAGGCCTATATCGAAAACGCCATCAAGACGATGCCGAACTACTTCGACGAATACGACACCACGGTCAACTTCATCAGTGAAGAAGAATTCAACAAGAACCACAGCGGGCTGGCTCACGGTGGTTTCGTGATTCGTACCGGCAAGACTGGCATGAACAACGAACACACTCACGTGATCGAATACAGCCTCAAGCTCGATTCCAACCCGGAATTCACGACGAGCGTTCTCGTGGCCTACGCCCGCGCCGCTCTCCGCATGAAGGCTAAGGACGGCAAGACCGGTTGCTTCACCGTGCTCGACGTGCCGCCTGCTTACCTCAGCACTTTGAGCGACGACGACCTGCGCGCCCATTGCTTGTAA
- a CDS encoding sodium-dependent transporter, with product MDEKREGFGSRLGFILVAAGCAIGLGNVWRFPFITGQYGGAAFILIYLLFLLVFGFPILVMEFTVGRASRRGVGRAFNVLEKPGHKWHFAGIPMIAGNYLLMMFYTTVTGWMLYYFYRMVTMGDLMGMTPEQVGAAFGDMLGNGPLLCFWMIVAVFLGLSIVALGVKRGVERVTKIMMVALLFIMLLLAVRVLTLPGAGDGLEFYLKPDFAKLKEAGIGKVLFAALGQSFFTLSLGIGSMTIFGSYIGKTHSLPKEAAHICFLDTAVALLAGLIIIPSCFAFGVEPGAGPGLIFATLPNVFAQMPAGRLCGAAFFLFLSFAALSTLVAVFENIIAYWIDAHGVERSSAVRWNFVAIVLLSFPCALGFNVLSGFEPFGAGSCVLDLEDFLVSNTLLPLGALVFVLFCNHNFGWKQKNFLAEANLGKGFNFPTNPVLCFYFKWILPAVIVFILVMGYVEKFAPGLYAKIFG from the coding sequence ATGGATGAAAAACGCGAAGGATTCGGTTCGCGCCTAGGGTTTATCCTGGTCGCGGCGGGTTGTGCCATCGGACTTGGCAATGTTTGGCGATTCCCGTTTATCACGGGCCAGTACGGCGGTGCCGCGTTCATCTTGATTTATCTGCTGTTCCTGCTGGTGTTCGGTTTCCCGATTCTGGTAATGGAATTTACCGTGGGTCGCGCTTCGCGGCGTGGCGTGGGCAGGGCCTTCAATGTCCTCGAGAAGCCGGGCCACAAGTGGCATTTTGCGGGCATCCCGATGATTGCGGGCAACTACCTGCTCATGATGTTCTACACGACGGTCACGGGCTGGATGCTCTATTATTTCTACCGCATGGTCACCATGGGCGACCTCATGGGAATGACTCCCGAACAGGTGGGCGCGGCCTTTGGCGACATGCTTGGGAACGGCCCTCTCCTTTGCTTCTGGATGATCGTCGCGGTGTTCCTCGGACTTTCCATTGTTGCGCTCGGCGTGAAGCGCGGCGTGGAAAGGGTGACCAAGATTATGATGGTCGCGCTCCTGTTCATCATGCTCCTGCTTGCGGTGCGCGTGCTTACGCTCCCGGGTGCGGGCGATGGCCTGGAATTCTACCTCAAGCCCGACTTCGCGAAACTGAAGGAAGCGGGAATTGGGAAGGTGCTGTTTGCGGCGCTCGGGCAGTCGTTCTTTACGCTCAGCCTCGGCATCGGCTCCATGACCATCTTCGGAAGCTACATCGGCAAGACGCATAGCCTCCCGAAGGAAGCGGCTCACATCTGCTTCTTGGATACGGCGGTGGCGCTCCTTGCGGGCCTCATCATTATCCCGAGTTGTTTTGCCTTCGGAGTCGAACCCGGCGCTGGCCCTGGCCTTATTTTTGCGACGCTCCCGAACGTGTTTGCGCAGATGCCTGCGGGCCGCCTTTGCGGTGCGGCATTCTTCCTGTTCCTTTCGTTTGCGGCCCTCTCGACGCTGGTCGCCGTTTTCGAAAACATCATCGCCTATTGGATTGATGCCCACGGGGTAGAACGCAGCAGTGCGGTGCGCTGGAATTTTGTCGCTATCGTGTTGCTCTCGTTCCCGTGTGCGCTCGGATTCAACGTGCTTTCGGGATTCGAACCTTTCGGTGCGGGCAGTTGCGTGCTTGACCTGGAAGACTTCCTCGTGTCCAATACGTTGTTGCCGCTAGGTGCGCTCGTGTTCGTTCTTTTCTGCAATCACAACTTTGGCTGGAAGCAGAAGAACTTCCTTGCCGAGGCGAATTTGGGCAAGGGTTTCAATTTCCCCACGAATCCTGTCCTTTGCTTCTATTTCAAGTGGATTCTACCCGCGGTAATCGTGTTCATCCTCGTGATGGGCTATGTCGAGAAGTTCGCACCCGGGCTGTACGCAAAAATCTTCGGCTAA
- a CDS encoding YihY/virulence factor BrkB family protein, which produces MTRAASLTYTTLVAVVPLLILLTSITLAVGFGNFMSDYLPIVLDVLNLDWPTEPIIDIVKNAEHVPIGKLGFIGALGLFVTFILAFGSLETNFNVVWEVKTSRTLIRQIQVYTPFLVIFAGFIGMFAGFVNHVQDVLTMIVVDGFHFSPELLKIIITAFWYVTFHCASMLLIFLMLHALPARSLRQRETGVSPPYSKRKLFGVSLMATIFSWIAINIYVKILMLIQTAMVTRMSIFYGSLAFIPLFLFLIFGVWSIILCANSLVWTICYWPESSQKKWNWTATLEDVHNAERTEKNN; this is translated from the coding sequence ATGACACGCGCAGCAAGCCTCACCTACACCACGCTCGTGGCCGTCGTCCCCCTGCTCATCCTGCTCACCTCGATTACGCTCGCTGTCGGGTTCGGCAACTTCATGAGCGACTACCTGCCCATCGTCCTCGACGTGCTCAACCTGGACTGGCCCACGGAACCGATAATCGACATCGTCAAGAACGCCGAACACGTCCCCATCGGAAAGCTCGGGTTCATCGGCGCCCTCGGCCTCTTCGTGACGTTCATTCTCGCGTTCGGGAGCTTGGAGACCAACTTCAACGTCGTGTGGGAAGTCAAGACATCGAGAACGCTCATCCGTCAAATCCAGGTCTACACCCCGTTCCTGGTCATTTTCGCAGGCTTCATCGGGATGTTCGCCGGTTTCGTGAACCACGTCCAGGACGTGCTCACCATGATTGTGGTGGACGGATTCCACTTCTCGCCCGAACTGCTCAAGATTATCATCACCGCCTTCTGGTACGTCACGTTCCACTGCGCGTCCATGCTGCTCATCTTCCTGATGCTCCACGCCCTGCCGGCAAGAAGCCTCAGGCAGCGCGAAACGGGAGTCTCCCCTCCCTACAGCAAGCGCAAGCTGTTCGGTGTTTCGCTCATGGCAACCATCTTCTCTTGGATCGCCATCAATATATACGTGAAGATACTCATGCTCATCCAGACGGCGATGGTCACCCGCATGTCCATCTTCTACGGTTCGCTGGCCTTTATTCCGCTGTTCCTGTTCCTCATTTTCGGCGTGTGGTCCATCATCCTGTGCGCAAACAGCCTGGTATGGACCATCTGCTACTGGCCCGAATCTTCGCAAAAGAAGTGGAACTGGACGGCAACACTGGAGGACGTGCACAATGCAGAACGCACAGAAAAGAACAACTAG
- a CDS encoding ABC transporter gives MDRFISIRGCRLHNLKNVDAQFPLGGVTVVCGPSGCGKSTLVLDTLHGESKRRYLETLSPFAAELLGGRRIVPLDSAEGLPASLAIGASHGETPAKSYALSLSECDGTLRALFARFAKPACPICGKPMESTSREEIIKEIAGLPQGSKLQFFARIGNKSATPEQVRGASLDKLSAVFLAQGFTRAMADGVAYSLADLTEAERKIVPQEFFIVVDRIIVRENTRTRIAEAVDGVLKLTHGELILDNGGKRSLYSTVPRCPDHGAGQTRPLEPEDLSPYSRSCACEACGGTGSIEPDSANARAGESGEKECPECKGLRLKQNLLQSVIDGSTWKDILETPFAKLEAKLHALFDERLLANQKPAFNALIDRIQAINELGIGYLTAGRAGYSLSGGEIQRLRLSSLSTGHLNGLLIVLDEPASGLHACDVEALWKVLKKVQSRGNTLVLIEHNPLIIKKADWVIEMGPGAGEKGGAILFQGTAKDVLENPQSPTGTWIKELQGDRQRGDNKKAAKKTGTTVKKAAAIPVKNFALYDMKPVSAEFPVQKFSVITGQSGSGKSTLLFKNVATRASAGEFEQLGIQALSILSTGDFHGNRRSTVASAINLNTPLRDLFAKLPESKVRGYTASKFATHAPGGRCENCKGEGVLYDSAGYEETECPVCLGRRFKDEILEVRFKSLSIADVLDLEISEACKIFANIKPFMDKLKPLADTGLGYLRLGQTTAHLSGGERARLRLSIALARAKAPNTLFLFDEPARGLHKKDIEHLLTLIHGLTEAGHTVIAIEHAQDFVNAADYVLELSR, from the coding sequence ATGGATCGTTTCATTTCCATACGCGGTTGCAGGCTGCACAACCTCAAGAACGTGGACGCCCAGTTCCCGCTGGGGGGCGTTACGGTCGTGTGCGGGCCTTCCGGGTGCGGCAAGTCGACGCTGGTTCTCGACACCCTGCACGGAGAATCGAAGCGGCGCTACCTGGAAACACTCTCCCCCTTCGCCGCGGAACTCCTGGGCGGCCGCAGGATTGTCCCGCTGGATAGCGCGGAAGGGCTGCCGGCAAGCCTCGCCATCGGGGCAAGCCACGGGGAAACACCCGCAAAATCGTATGCGCTGAGCCTTTCGGAATGCGACGGCACGTTGCGTGCGCTGTTCGCGCGATTCGCAAAACCCGCTTGCCCCATATGCGGCAAGCCCATGGAAAGCACGAGCCGCGAAGAAATCATCAAGGAAATTGCGGGGCTGCCGCAAGGGAGCAAGCTGCAGTTTTTCGCGAGGATTGGGAATAAATCGGCGACCCCGGAACAAGTCCGGGGCGCGAGCCTCGACAAACTTTCGGCGGTGTTCCTGGCGCAGGGGTTCACCCGCGCGATGGCCGACGGCGTGGCCTACTCGCTCGCCGACCTCACGGAAGCCGAACGCAAGATTGTCCCGCAGGAATTTTTCATCGTCGTGGACCGCATTATTGTCCGCGAAAACACGCGCACCCGCATCGCCGAAGCCGTCGATGGCGTCTTGAAACTCACGCACGGAGAACTCATTCTCGATAACGGCGGCAAGCGCTCGCTTTACAGCACGGTGCCGCGTTGCCCCGACCACGGGGCGGGGCAAACAAGACCGCTCGAGCCCGAAGACCTTTCGCCCTACTCGCGGTCTTGCGCATGCGAGGCGTGCGGCGGCACCGGGAGCATCGAACCCGATAGCGCTAATGCGCGGGCCGGTGAAAGCGGTGAAAAGGAATGTCCCGAATGCAAGGGCCTGCGACTGAAGCAGAATCTACTCCAATCGGTCATCGACGGCTCCACCTGGAAGGACATCCTGGAAACTCCGTTCGCGAAACTCGAAGCGAAACTGCATGCGCTTTTTGATGAACGCCTGCTCGCGAACCAGAAGCCCGCATTCAACGCGCTCATCGACCGCATCCAGGCCATCAACGAACTCGGCATCGGCTACCTCACCGCAGGCCGTGCCGGCTACAGCCTCTCGGGCGGCGAAATCCAGAGGCTCCGGCTTTCGAGCCTCTCGACAGGCCACCTGAACGGCCTCCTGATTGTCCTCGACGAACCGGCCAGCGGGTTGCACGCCTGCGACGTGGAAGCCCTCTGGAAAGTCCTCAAGAAGGTCCAGTCCCGCGGGAACACGCTCGTGCTCATCGAGCACAACCCGCTCATCATCAAGAAGGCGGACTGGGTAATCGAAATGGGGCCAGGTGCCGGCGAGAAAGGCGGCGCAATACTTTTCCAGGGAACTGCGAAAGACGTTCTCGAGAACCCGCAGTCGCCGACGGGAACGTGGATCAAGGAATTGCAAGGAGATCGCCAGCGCGGGGATAACAAGAAGGCGGCGAAAAAAACGGGGACGACGGTAAAAAAGGCTGCGGCCATCCCCGTCAAGAACTTCGCGCTGTACGACATGAAGCCCGTCTCGGCAGAATTCCCGGTGCAAAAGTTCAGCGTCATCACAGGCCAGAGCGGCAGCGGAAAATCTACGCTTTTGTTCAAGAACGTCGCCACCCGCGCAAGCGCCGGTGAATTCGAACAACTCGGCATCCAGGCGCTCTCCATACTTTCGACAGGCGACTTCCACGGCAACCGCCGCAGCACGGTCGCGTCCGCCATCAACCTAAACACGCCGCTCCGCGACCTGTTCGCGAAACTCCCCGAAAGCAAAGTCCGCGGCTACACGGCAAGCAAGTTCGCGACGCACGCTCCCGGCGGCCGTTGCGAAAACTGCAAGGGCGAAGGCGTACTTTACGATAGCGCAGGCTACGAAGAAACAGAATGCCCCGTGTGCCTCGGGCGCCGCTTCAAGGACGAGATTTTGGAAGTGCGCTTCAAGTCGCTTTCCATCGCCGATGTGCTCGACCTGGAAATTTCGGAAGCCTGCAAGATTTTTGCGAACATCAAACCGTTCATGGACAAACTGAAGCCGCTCGCCGACACGGGACTCGGATACCTGCGCCTCGGGCAGACTACAGCGCACCTCTCCGGAGGCGAACGCGCACGCCTGCGCCTTTCCATCGCGCTCGCCCGCGCAAAAGCGCCCAACACGCTGTTCCTCTTCGACGAACCCGCACGCGGCCTACATAAGAAAGACATCGAGCACCTGCTCACGCTTATCCACGGGCTCACCGAAGCGGGCCACACCGTCATCGCCATCGAGCATGCGCAGGATTTCGTGAACGCAGCCGACTACGTACTGGAACTCAGCCGCTAA